A region from the Triticum urartu cultivar G1812 chromosome 1, Tu2.1, whole genome shotgun sequence genome encodes:
- the LOC125554222 gene encoding uncharacterized protein LOC125554222: MQWVGLSSPPAAPTAVWMRRRPRTTRWPQRSSSAARRAVVAAASSSPPSSDANSSSNSPGSDEEAEEAAGKAEGDKTAAAFLLRSQKYAMLKQQLAVAAQLEDYKEAARLRDSLRLFEEEEPVLRLRRSLKKAVEEERFADAAKYRDELMILAPHSLLKCSSDATTLGIRVQVRSVYIESRSQPLKGKFFFAYRIRITNNSQRAVQLLRRHWIVTDANGRTENVWGVGVVGEQPVIFPKTGFEYSSACPLNTPNGRMEGDFEMKHIDKVGSSTFNIAIAPFSLSILGDDNDAPL; encoded by the exons ATGCAGTGGGTGGGCCTGAGCTCGCCGCCGGCGGCGCCGACGGCTGTCTGGATGCGGCGGCGTCCAAGAACAACGAGATGGCCGCAGAGGAGCTCGTCCGCCGCACGGAGGGCGGTCGTGGCGGCCGCGTCCTCGTCCCCACCGTCATCCGATGCCAACTCGAGCTCCAACTCGCCGGGCAGTgacgaggaggcggaggaggccGCGGGGAAGGCGGAGGGTGACAAGACGGCGGCGGCCTTCTTGTTGAGGAGCCAGAAGTACGCTATGCTCAAGCAGCAGCTCGCCGTAGCCGCCCAACTCGAG GATTACAAGGAGGCGGCGAGGCTGAGGGACTCGTTGAGGTTGTTCGAGGAAGAAGAGCCCGtcctccgcctccgccgctcgCTGAAGAAGGCGGTCGAGGAGGAGAGGTTTGCG GATGCTGCCAAGTACAGAGATGAACTGATGATTTTGGCTCCGCACTCCCTCCTCAAATGTTCTAGTGATGCTACAACTCTG GGGATAAGGGTTCAAGTCAGGAGTGTCTATATTGAAAGCCGGAGCCAACCCTTAAAGGGGAAGTTCTTTTTTGCCTACAGAATCAGAATTACAAATAATTCTCAGCGTGCTGTACAGCTTCTCAGACGACACTGGATTGTCACTGATGCGAATGGAAGGACAGAGAATGTTTG GGGTGTTGGTGTAGTGGGAGAGCAACCTGTGATATTCCCAAAGACGGGTTTTGAGTACTCATCCGCATGCCCACTAAACACTCCAAATGGGAGAATG GAAGGTGATTTTGAGATGAAGCACATTGACAAGGTTGGATCCTCGACATTCAATATCGCTATCGCACCATTCTCTCTGTCAATCCTCGGGGACGACAACGATGCTCCCCTCTGA